The following are encoded together in the Pseudidiomarina andamanensis genome:
- the hflK gene encoding FtsH protease activity modulator HflK yields MAWNQPGNGNNNDRDPWKNQGGRDQGPPDLDEAIRNLLGKLGLGGNKGNGGGANKSGGGIPSRGIGVIVILAVVIWFIAGFYTVKEAERGVVLRFGQYHNLVESGLHWRPFLVDTVETVDVSNVQQFQSEGFMLTQDENVVHVELDVQYRIVNPRDYLFAVENADRSLAQATDSALRFVVGHTTMDEVLTVGRESVRQNTLELLENIIAPYQLGIQVVDVNLLPARPPEAVKDAFDDAIAAQEDEQRFIREAEAYAREIEPLARGQVRRILQEAQAYREQTVLKAQGEVARFNELLPQYKDAPVVTRERLYLETLEKIYSNTAKVMVDVEGSNNMMYLPLDKILEKQRATQEPARNEAQSTNSSPTRSSSNTESSNSSRSNNSVRTSDRFNDGRG; encoded by the coding sequence ATGGCCTGGAATCAACCGGGAAACGGTAATAATAATGACCGTGATCCATGGAAAAACCAAGGCGGCCGCGATCAAGGTCCGCCTGACTTAGATGAAGCGATTCGTAACTTGCTTGGCAAGTTAGGTCTTGGTGGCAATAAAGGTAATGGCGGCGGCGCGAACAAAAGCGGTGGTGGTATTCCATCGCGCGGAATCGGCGTTATCGTCATTCTCGCTGTTGTCATTTGGTTCATTGCTGGTTTTTATACTGTCAAAGAAGCTGAACGCGGCGTTGTCTTACGTTTTGGTCAATACCACAACTTAGTTGAGTCTGGTTTGCACTGGCGGCCATTCTTAGTCGATACCGTAGAGACGGTTGACGTTAGCAACGTACAACAGTTCCAATCGGAAGGCTTCATGTTGACGCAAGATGAGAACGTGGTGCATGTTGAGTTAGACGTGCAATATCGTATCGTCAATCCACGCGACTATTTGTTTGCGGTTGAAAATGCTGACCGTAGTCTGGCGCAAGCCACCGACAGTGCATTACGTTTTGTTGTGGGCCATACCACCATGGATGAAGTGTTGACGGTTGGTCGTGAAAGCGTTCGTCAAAACACCTTGGAGCTATTGGAAAACATTATTGCACCTTACCAATTGGGTATTCAGGTGGTTGATGTGAACTTACTTCCAGCGCGTCCACCTGAAGCAGTAAAAGATGCTTTCGATGATGCCATTGCGGCACAGGAAGATGAGCAACGTTTCATTCGTGAAGCCGAAGCTTATGCACGTGAAATTGAGCCACTTGCCCGTGGTCAAGTTCGTCGTATCTTGCAAGAAGCACAAGCTTATCGTGAACAAACCGTGTTAAAAGCGCAGGGTGAGGTAGCACGTTTTAACGAACTCTTACCTCAGTACAAAGATGCGCCTGTGGTAACGCGCGAACGTTTGTATCTTGAAACACTTGAGAAAATTTACAGCAACACAGCCAAGGTTATGGTTGATGTTGAAGGCAGCAATAACATGATGTACTTGCCGCTTGATAAAATTCTTGAGAAGCAGCGAGCTACGCAGGAGCCTGCTCGTAATGAAGCTCAGAGCACGAATTCAAGCCCAACGCGTAGCTCAAGCAATACAGAGTCGAGCAACTCGTCACGCTCAAATAACAGCGTTCGCACCAGCGACCGCTTCAACGATGGTCGGGGGTAA
- the hflC gene encoding protease modulator HflC, with translation MKNFVAVLVIVAVVLGFSSVFVVKEGQRAIVVQFGKVLRDADTGEATVYAPGLHFKLPFIEDVKRLDARFKTLDGNPDRFVTSEKKDLIVDTYVKWRISDFATYYLSTNGGNQAQAEALLTRRVSSGLRAEFGSRTIKEIVSGERDNLMREALIRGADSAQELGIEVIDVRVMQINLPTEVSQSIFQRMRAERQAVAMEHRSEGREQAEFIRADVDARVTVMLADAERESRQLRGQGDAEAAGIYAGAYSKDPEFFSFIRSLQAYEKSFEAGNDVLVLEPDSDFFKYLNKATAN, from the coding sequence ATGAAAAACTTTGTAGCTGTATTAGTTATCGTCGCTGTTGTACTCGGCTTCTCGTCAGTATTTGTCGTGAAGGAAGGCCAGCGCGCCATTGTTGTCCAGTTTGGTAAAGTATTACGTGACGCCGATACTGGCGAAGCAACCGTATATGCACCAGGCTTGCACTTCAAATTACCATTCATTGAAGACGTGAAGCGTCTAGATGCACGCTTCAAAACGCTTGATGGTAATCCGGATCGCTTTGTAACCAGCGAGAAGAAAGACTTAATTGTTGATACCTATGTAAAATGGCGTATCTCTGATTTCGCGACGTACTACTTGTCAACTAATGGTGGTAACCAAGCACAAGCAGAAGCGCTTTTGACGCGTCGTGTAAGCAGTGGTCTTCGTGCTGAATTTGGTAGTCGCACCATTAAAGAAATTGTCTCTGGTGAGCGTGATAACCTCATGCGCGAGGCACTAATTCGTGGTGCTGACAGTGCGCAAGAGCTAGGTATTGAAGTGATTGATGTTCGCGTCATGCAAATTAATTTGCCGACCGAAGTCAGCCAATCAATTTTCCAGCGTATGCGTGCAGAGCGTCAAGCTGTTGCGATGGAACACCGCTCAGAGGGTCGTGAACAAGCTGAGTTTATTCGTGCTGATGTTGATGCGCGGGTAACGGTTATGCTTGCTGATGCGGAACGTGAGTCACGTCAGTTGCGTGGTCAGGGTGACGCTGAAGCCGCTGGTATTTATGCTGGTGCGTATAGCAAAGATCCAGAGTTCTTCTCGTTCATTCGTAGCCTTCAGGCTTATGAAAAAAGCTTTGAAGCTGGTAACGATGTCTTGGTTCTTGAGCCAGACAGTGACTTCTTCAAATATCTAAACAAAGCGACTGCAAATTAA
- a CDS encoding aminotransferase class V-fold PLP-dependent enzyme, producing MSYKKHYSRYLAEHPNSLHFAPHSHHYWPDVTRNAQLAYWDDSARGVDHKWGTIFGERVPAVQKYLAQLLNHPYPEQFVFASNTHELLYRVISSYAPDKPLKILSTDSEFHSFSRQIRRLQERPQVELVSIATEPFDTFEARWLETIQQQEFDLIFTSQVFYNSGVVAPELKTWIDSVPASTQIIIDGYHGCGAIPTDLAPVADRVFYLAGGYKYLQAGEGCCFMAVPKGCQLRPEFTGWFADFANLAKPQQAHVEYADDGMRFAGATMDFSAVYRLESVLVWWHRDGLTVAAMHDYVQQLQQAFLTVLDDVQHPHINRQNLLVNDLSHHGHFFTFKLVDAETVEQLAAYLSEHGIETDYRGERLRFGFAIYHDVADYQQLKNALSQT from the coding sequence ATGTCGTATAAAAAACACTATAGTCGCTATTTAGCCGAGCATCCGAATAGCTTACATTTTGCGCCACATAGCCATCATTACTGGCCTGATGTGACGCGCAATGCGCAATTAGCGTATTGGGATGACAGCGCACGGGGTGTCGATCATAAATGGGGGACTATCTTTGGCGAGCGCGTTCCAGCGGTGCAGAAGTACCTTGCGCAATTGTTGAATCACCCGTATCCAGAGCAGTTTGTATTTGCTAGCAATACGCACGAATTGCTGTATCGCGTGATTTCTAGCTATGCACCCGACAAACCGTTGAAAATTTTAAGTACGGATAGCGAGTTTCATAGCTTCTCACGACAAATTCGACGCCTTCAAGAACGTCCTCAAGTTGAGTTGGTGAGCATTGCGACGGAACCATTTGACACGTTTGAAGCACGTTGGCTTGAGACAATTCAGCAGCAAGAATTCGATCTGATTTTTACCAGCCAAGTGTTCTATAACTCAGGTGTGGTTGCGCCTGAGCTGAAAACGTGGATTGATTCTGTGCCTGCCTCCACGCAGATTATTATTGACGGTTATCACGGTTGCGGTGCCATTCCGACTGATCTTGCGCCTGTTGCCGACCGCGTATTTTATCTTGCAGGCGGTTATAAGTATTTGCAGGCGGGTGAGGGATGTTGCTTTATGGCGGTACCCAAAGGGTGTCAGTTACGTCCAGAATTCACCGGTTGGTTTGCCGATTTTGCAAATCTAGCCAAGCCACAGCAAGCCCACGTCGAGTATGCCGACGACGGTATGCGTTTTGCTGGCGCGACCATGGATTTTTCAGCGGTTTATCGTCTTGAGAGTGTCTTGGTATGGTGGCATCGCGATGGTCTTACTGTCGCTGCAATGCACGATTATGTGCAGCAGTTGCAGCAAGCATTTTTAACCGTTCTAGATGACGTTCAACATCCGCATATTAATCGTCAAAATTTACTCGTGAACGACTTGAGCCACCATGGACATTTTTTCACGTTTAAATTGGTTGATGCTGAGACAGTTGAGCAGCTTGCTGCGTACTTAAGTGAACATGGCATTGAGACTGATTATCGAGGCGAGCGTTTACGTTTTGGCTTTGCCATTTATCATGACGTTGCCGACTATCAGCAATTAAAAAATGCGTTGAGTCAGACCTGA
- a CDS encoding adenylosuccinate synthase, with protein MGKNVVILGTQWGDEGKGKIVDLLTDKASLVVRYQGGHNAGHTLVIDGEKTVLHLIPSGILRANVKCVIGNGVVLSPEALMTEIAMLEQRGVPVRDRLLISEACPLILPYHIALDQAREKARGNKAIGTTGRGIGPAYEDKVARRGLRVGDLFNFARFEEKLREVIEFHNFTLVNYYKVDPVNVEDVLAYCEDVAKQLKDMVADIPALLDETRKAGQHIMFEGAQGTLLDIDHGTYPYVTSSNTTAGGVSTGAGFGPRYIDYVLGIVKAYTTRVGSGPFPTELECEVGQHLGVKGHEFGATTGRKRRTGWFDAVAARRAVQINSVSGFCLTKLDVLDGLEELKICVGYKLPNGEVVEYPPMAAEDYETVEPVYETMPGWNDSTVGITQHKDLPTAALAYIKRIEVLTGVPVDIISTGPDRGETIILRHPFAN; from the coding sequence ATGGGTAAAAATGTAGTAATTCTAGGTACACAATGGGGTGACGAAGGTAAAGGCAAAATCGTTGATTTGCTTACCGATAAGGCGTCGCTAGTCGTTCGCTATCAAGGCGGACATAACGCTGGCCACACCCTGGTCATCGACGGTGAGAAGACCGTATTACACTTGATCCCATCTGGTATCTTGCGCGCAAACGTAAAGTGTGTGATTGGTAACGGCGTGGTTCTGTCACCAGAAGCACTCATGACCGAAATCGCAATGCTTGAGCAACGCGGTGTGCCAGTGCGCGACCGCTTACTGATTAGTGAAGCTTGCCCACTGATTCTTCCTTACCACATTGCGTTAGACCAAGCGCGCGAAAAAGCACGCGGAAACAAAGCGATTGGCACCACCGGCCGCGGCATTGGCCCAGCATACGAAGATAAAGTTGCACGTCGTGGCTTACGCGTCGGCGATTTATTCAACTTTGCGCGATTTGAAGAAAAACTGCGCGAAGTGATCGAGTTCCATAACTTCACTCTAGTGAACTACTACAAAGTTGACCCAGTAAACGTTGAAGACGTACTGGCTTACTGCGAAGACGTGGCGAAGCAATTAAAAGACATGGTGGCAGATATCCCTGCGTTGTTAGATGAAACTCGAAAAGCTGGCCAACACATCATGTTTGAGGGCGCACAAGGCACCTTGTTGGATATCGATCACGGTACTTACCCATATGTAACCTCGTCAAACACTACGGCTGGCGGCGTATCTACCGGCGCTGGTTTTGGTCCTCGCTACATTGATTACGTATTGGGTATCGTAAAAGCTTATACAACCCGTGTCGGTAGTGGGCCGTTCCCAACTGAACTTGAATGTGAAGTAGGGCAGCACTTGGGTGTTAAAGGGCACGAGTTTGGCGCAACCACAGGTCGCAAACGTCGTACCGGTTGGTTTGATGCGGTAGCGGCGCGTCGCGCCGTGCAAATTAACTCAGTAAGTGGCTTCTGCTTAACTAAACTTGATGTGTTAGACGGCCTCGAAGAATTGAAGATTTGTGTCGGCTACAAACTACCGAATGGCGAGGTGGTTGAATATCCACCAATGGCAGCAGAAGATTACGAAACGGTTGAGCCAGTATACGAGACGATGCCAGGTTGGAATGACAGTACTGTGGGTATTACACAGCACAAAGATTTGCCGACCGCGGCGCTTGCGTATATAAAACGAATTGAAGTTTTAACTGGCGTGCCAGTGGATATTATTTCAACAGGTCCAGACCGCGGTGAGACGATTATTTTGCGCCATCCGTTCGCAAATTAA
- the tuf gene encoding elongation factor Tu produces MAKEKFERSKPHVNVGTIGHVDHGKTTLTAAITTVLAKTYGGSARAFDQIDNAPEEKARGITIATSHVEYDTPSRHYAHVDCPGHADYVKNMITGAAQMDGAILVVAATDGPMPQTREHILLSRQVGVPYIIVFMNKCDMVDDEELLELVEMEVRELLSEYDFPGDDLPVIQGSALKALEGEEKWEKKIIELAEALDSYIPEPERDIDKPFIMPIEDVFSISGRGTVVTGRVERGIVRTGDEVEIVGIQDTTKTTVTGVEMFRKLLDEGRAGENIGALLRGTKRDEIQRGQVLAKPGSITPHTQFEAEVYVLTKEEGGRHTPFFKGYRPQFYFRTTDVTGAVQLPEGVEMVMPGDNLKFVVELIHPIAMDEGLRFAIREGGRTVGAGVVSKIIA; encoded by the coding sequence ATGGCAAAAGAAAAATTTGAACGTTCCAAACCGCACGTTAACGTCGGTACTATCGGCCACGTTGACCACGGTAAAACTACTCTGACCGCTGCGATCACCACAGTATTGGCGAAAACCTACGGTGGTTCAGCACGTGCATTCGATCAAATCGATAACGCACCAGAAGAAAAAGCGCGTGGTATCACCATCGCAACTTCACACGTAGAGTACGATACTCCATCACGTCACTACGCACACGTAGACTGCCCAGGGCACGCTGACTATGTTAAAAACATGATCACCGGTGCTGCGCAGATGGACGGCGCTATCTTGGTAGTAGCTGCAACTGACGGCCCAATGCCACAAACGCGTGAGCACATCTTGTTGTCACGTCAGGTAGGCGTTCCATACATCATCGTTTTCATGAACAAATGTGACATGGTAGACGACGAAGAGTTGTTGGAATTGGTAGAGATGGAAGTACGTGAACTTCTTTCTGAGTACGATTTCCCAGGCGACGATTTGCCAGTAATCCAAGGTTCAGCATTGAAAGCATTGGAAGGCGAAGAGAAGTGGGAAAAGAAAATCATCGAATTGGCAGAAGCTTTGGATTCATACATCCCAGAGCCAGAGCGTGATATCGACAAGCCGTTCATCATGCCAATCGAAGACGTATTCTCAATCTCAGGCCGTGGTACAGTAGTAACTGGTCGTGTAGAGCGTGGTATCGTTCGCACTGGTGACGAAGTAGAAATCGTAGGTATCCAAGATACGACGAAGACGACTGTAACTGGTGTTGAAATGTTCCGTAAATTGCTTGACGAAGGTCGTGCAGGCGAGAACATCGGTGCCTTGTTGCGTGGTACTAAGCGTGACGAGATCCAACGTGGTCAAGTATTGGCGAAGCCAGGTTCAATCACGCCACACACTCAGTTTGAAGCTGAAGTGTACGTATTGACCAAAGAAGAAGGTGGTCGTCACACCCCATTCTTCAAAGGCTACCGTCCACAGTTCTACTTCCGTACCACTGACGTAACTGGCGCAGTACAGTTACCAGAAGGCGTAGAAATGGTCATGCCAGGCGACAACCTGAAGTTCGTAGTCGAACTGATTCACCCAATCGCAATGGACGAAGGTCTTCGTTTCGCGATTCGTGAAGGTGGTCGTACAGTAGGCGCAGGCGTTGTATCTAAGATCATCGCTTAA
- the secE gene encoding preprotein translocase subunit SecE encodes MSANTETQSSSLDGLKWIVAIALLAAAVLGNYYYGDQVSVLYRAIGVVLLVVIAGVIAGMTGKGRQFREFAKESRKETRRVVWPSRQEATQTTLIVVVATAIVSLILWGMDAILVRVVGFFTGLEF; translated from the coding sequence ATGAGTGCAAACACCGAAACGCAAAGCAGCTCACTCGACGGCTTAAAATGGATCGTCGCAATTGCCCTGCTCGCTGCTGCAGTACTGGGTAACTACTATTATGGTGACCAAGTGTCTGTGCTTTATCGCGCCATTGGCGTGGTACTTTTAGTTGTTATTGCGGGTGTGATTGCAGGTATGACTGGTAAAGGTCGCCAATTCCGCGAATTTGCCAAAGAAAGCCGCAAAGAGACGCGCCGCGTTGTATGGCCATCACGCCAAGAAGCAACGCAAACAACGTTGATTGTTGTTGTTGCTACCGCAATCGTTTCATTAATTCTGTGGGGCATGGATGCGATTTTAGTGCGCGTCGTAGGCTTCTTCACTGGACTGGAGTTTTAA
- the nusG gene encoding transcription termination/antitermination protein NusG — protein MTDQVKKRWYVVQAFSGFEKRVADSLREHIKMHGMEDKFGEVLVPTEEVVEMKAGKRAKSERKFFPGYVLVEMAMDEDAWHLVKSIPRVLGFIGGTQERPTPITQKEADIILNRLQESVDKPKPKTLFEPGEVVRVNDGPFADFNGTVESVDYEKSRLTVSVSIFGRATPVELEFGQVEKA, from the coding sequence ATGACTGATCAAGTGAAAAAACGCTGGTACGTGGTTCAAGCATTCTCGGGTTTCGAGAAGCGCGTTGCTGATTCTTTGCGCGAGCATATCAAAATGCACGGCATGGAAGATAAATTCGGTGAAGTGTTAGTGCCTACCGAAGAAGTTGTTGAAATGAAAGCTGGTAAGCGTGCGAAAAGCGAACGTAAATTCTTCCCTGGCTATGTTCTTGTTGAAATGGCGATGGACGAAGATGCGTGGCATTTGGTGAAAAGTATTCCACGCGTATTGGGTTTCATTGGCGGTACGCAAGAGCGTCCAACACCAATTACTCAGAAAGAAGCAGATATTATTTTGAACCGTCTGCAAGAATCTGTTGATAAGCCGAAGCCGAAAACGTTGTTTGAGCCGGGTGAAGTGGTTCGCGTTAACGACGGCCCGTTTGCAGATTTCAATGGTACGGTTGAGAGCGTTGACTATGAGAAGAGCCGTTTGACTGTATCGGTTTCTATTTTCGGTCGCGCAACGCCAGTCGAGCTAGAGTTCGGCCAGGTGGAAAAAGCTTAA
- the rplK gene encoding 50S ribosomal protein L11: MAKKLKAIIKLQVAAGAANPSPPVGPALGQHGVNIMEFCKAFNAATDQLEKGAPVPVEISVFEDRSFTFITKTPPAAFLLKKAAGIKSGSGRPNTEKVGTVTRAQLEEIAKVKEPDLTAADLDAAVRTIAGSARAMGLNVEGL; the protein is encoded by the coding sequence ATGGCTAAGAAGTTAAAAGCTATCATCAAGTTGCAAGTAGCAGCTGGTGCAGCTAACCCGTCACCACCAGTTGGTCCAGCTTTGGGTCAGCACGGTGTGAACATCATGGAATTCTGTAAAGCGTTTAACGCTGCAACTGACCAACTTGAAAAAGGTGCGCCAGTTCCAGTAGAAATTAGCGTTTTCGAAGATCGTTCATTCACGTTCATCACCAAAACTCCTCCAGCAGCATTCTTGTTGAAGAAAGCAGCCGGTATCAAGAGCGGTTCAGGCCGTCCTAACACTGAAAAAGTGGGTACTGTGACTCGTGCTCAGTTGGAAGAGATTGCGAAGGTTAAAGAGCCAGACTTAACAGCGGCTGACCTTGACGCAGCGGTACGTACTATTGCCGGCTCTGCTCGTGCAATGGGCCTGAATGTGGAGGGTCTATAA